The sequence below is a genomic window from Gemmatimonadota bacterium.
TCGGCAATGATCAGCAACGTCTTGCCGGTCTGGGCCACCTTCTCGAGCAAGGGCAGCAGATCCTTCATCGACGAGACCTTCTTCTCGTAGATGAGGATGTACGGCGTCTCGAGAATCGCTTCCATTTTCTCCGAGTCGGTGATGAAGTACGGCGAGAGGTAGCCCCGGTCGAACTGCATGCCTTCGACCGTCTCCAACGTGGTCTCGAGGCCGCGAGCTTCTTCGACGGTGATGACGCCGTCTTTCCCGACCTTCTCCATCGCGTCGGCGATCAGGTCGCCGATTTCGCGGTCGTTGTTTGCCGAGATGGTGCCGACCTGGGCAATCTCTTTCTTCCCGGCCGTGGCGGTGCTGAGCTTCCGAAGGTCATCGATCACGGCCTCGACGGCCTTGTCGATGCCCCGCTTCAGTTCCATCGGGTTGGCGCCGGCCGTCACGTTCTTGAGGCCTTCGCGGAAAATCGCCTGGGCCAACACCGTCGCGGTGGTAGTGCCGTCGCCAGCCAAATCGCTGGTCTTCGTGGCGACCTCCTTCACCATCTGGGCGCCCATGTTCTCGATCGGGTCGGCCAGTTCGACTTCCTTGGCCACCGTCACGCCGTCCTTCGTCACGGTCGGCGATCCGAACTTCTTGTCGATCACGACGTTCCGGCCCTTGGGGCCGAGGGTCACCTTGACCGCTTCGGCGAGTTGGTCGACGCCCCGCTTGAGCTTCGCACGGGCATCGCCACCGAACAACAGATCCTTAGCTGACATTTGTTATCTCCTTACCCGAGCTTCGCGAGAATGTCCGAAGCCTTGATGATCACGACCTCGTGGCCTTCGAGAGTGATGTTGGTTCCGCTGTACTTGCCGTAGAGGACCTTGTCCCCAACCTTGACGTCGACCGGGACCCGTTCGCCCTTTTCGACCCGACCGGCACCCACCGCGAGGACCTCGCCCTGGGTCGGCTTTTCCTTGGCGGTGTCCGGGATGTAAAGCCCTCCGCGCATCATTTCGGTGTCCTCGTCGGGCATCACGACCACGCGGTCTTCAAGTGGGGTGATTTTGAGCTTCGCTTTTGCCTTCGCAGCCATACGCACCTCTCTAAGCTATTGTCAAACAGGGAGTTGAATCACACGTTAGCACTTGAACCAGTCGAGTGCTAAAGCTGGACACAAGATAAGCCAACCACCGTGCCGGTCAAGGCGGCTCGCCCATTAACACTCTCGCAACCGGAGTGCCAGTATTCTAGGCCATTCTGGCAGTATTGGGGCTGGGCTAGGGCTCGAACCGCAGTTCAAAGCCCCAATACCGGCTCGATCTGTCGTAAAACTGCCGCTGGGTCGAATTCCCGTTCAGGAACACCAGGCCGATCGCCATCCGGCGCCCGTCCCGAGCCAACTCGAGGCCCGCCCGAGCGGACGTCGTCACCCGCCAATCCGCAAACGCCTGCCCCTCGGCGAAGACCCCCACTACGGGGTGGACGCTCGCGCCGAGCAGCGACCCGAGGTGGCCCCGATAGTCGGTCCCGAGCCCAGCCGATACCCGACGAAGCGGCAAGGCGTCGATGAGCGTGTAGCCGAGGGTTCCGTGGACGGCAATCGGCCCCACCGCCCGGCGGACCCACAGGGCGGCCACCTCCCGAGTCCAGTCCAGGCGACGGGCGGCGAACCGCTCGGCGTACTCGTCGCCCAGGTGGCTGCTCTCATGATAGATCTCGGCGGCCACCCGCCACGGGCCCCGGTCAACCACCCCGTGGAGCCCGACCACCCAGTCATTGCTGATCAGGGTGCTCCGGGGGTCATCGAGGCTAAAGCGCCCCCCGACCCGGATGGTCAACCCCACGAAGGCCGGATCCTCCGCTTGGGAGAATCCGAGGATCGGGATGTTCTGGCCCACCAAGACGTCGGCCTCCCGCTCGGACCCGAATTGGGAGTCACCTAACCGCTCCCCGATCACCCGCCCGACGATGCCGCCGGCCCGCGGCGCGGCGTCCGGGTATCGAAAGGGTGCCACCTTGGGGAAGAGTCTGGCCTGGGCCCCGGCCGATCCGGCGGCGGCCAGTGAAACCAATACTGCCGCCCAGACGTTCACAGCATTGATCGTTCGCATCATTTGCTTAATTTGTCCGCTGTCGGGGCGCTCTGGCAATCCTTTGAGAAATGGAGTTGAACATGTCGTTGGTTGTGTTGGCGCTGCTGGCGGTTGGGACCGGCCGGGATGATCCGCGGGCCACCGTCGAGGTCGATCGAGCCCGCCGAGAGGTCGTCGTGACCGCCGGTCCGTTCCATGTTGCGGGGATGCCGCCCGGCATGAAGCACGATGACATGGCGTCGATGAACGATCACAACACGCCCTTGATCCGGTTCGAGTGGCCCGTCGATGGATGGCTCCGCGGGTATTCGGTCGAGGTCGTCGACGGGACCGGGAAGCCGGTCGACCGCCGGATCGTCCACCATCTGATCGGAGTGAACTTCGATCGGCGCCAACTCCTCTACGCCAACATCGAGCGACTCTTCGGCGTGGGCCAGGAAACCGAACCCGTGTCGGTGCCGAAGTCCATTGGCGTGCCGATGACCTCCGGAGCGAGGCTCGGCATGTACATGGCCTGGCAGAACGAAACGGGCGCCGATCTCGAGAACATCAAGGTTCGGGTCCGGCTGGTGTACAGCCCGCCGAACTTGAACCCGAAACCGGTGTCGGTCCTGCCCTTGTACATGGATGTCAATCTGGTCGGAGCCTACAATGGCTTCGAGGTTCCCGAAGGCAGGAGCGAAAAGGCCTGGGAATTCACGATGCCGATCGACGGGCGCCTGCTCGGTTACAGCGGGCACCTCCACGATTACGGCAGCAGCGTCCGGCTCGAGGATGTGACGACCGGCAAGGTGATCGGGGCGGTCACGGGAATTCGCTCACCCGAGGGGACAATTGAGAAGATCTCTCGAAGCCTGCCCGGCGTCGGCGGCGACGGGGTTCGGCTCCGGGCGGGCCGCAAGTACCGGGTCATCGGAACTTACAACAACACGACCGGGGAATCGATTCCCGGGGCCATGGCCCACATCACGGGGATCTTCGCCCCCGACGACATAATGAAATGGCCGAAGGTCGATCTCAGTGACGAGGTGATTCAGGACGATCTGGCTTGGCTCACGGAGCTCGGCAAAGCCGGCCACAAACACGGCGGAACCGATCACTAGGGCTTCGGCCAACCCGGTCTTCGGTAGTTCCTGGCATAATCCGGCATCGGAAGCGAGGGATCGAGTTCCGGCGCCGGAATGGCGGGCCGGGCCACCGTTTCGAAGGGAATGACGCCGGCCCAAATCGGCAGTCCAAGATCGTCGGCGTCGTCCTTGGGCGGTCCGGTCCGCACCTTGGCCGAGGCCTCGTCGATCGGAAGCGCCAACACCCGCGTGGTCCGGATTTCGATTTCCGACGGCTGCCGCGCGTCGTTCCACCTTCCCTTGGCCACTTGGTCCACCAAGGCCTCAAACGACTGCATTTTCTCCTCCCGATCCAACACCTCACGAGCCCGGCCGAGGATTGCGACCGACCGATAGTTGGCTGAGTGCGAGTAGTGCGATCGCGCCAACACCAGACCGTCCAGCAGGGTGACAGTCACGCAGACTGGGATGCCCTCGGCCATCGTATCCAACATCCGATTGGCCACCGCCCCATGGAAGTAGAGGGTGGTGCCAATCCGGGCGTAGAGCGTTGGGATGACATACGGCTGGGCGTCCACCACAAATCCAACGTGGGCCACGAGGCCTTCGTCCAGAATCGCATTGACGGTATCCCGATCGTAATGGCCTCGCTCGGCGTGACGCTTGACGGTGGTCCGGGGGGAATTCGTGGCGCCCATTTGATTGCTCCTTTATTCGTTGACCCGGCGGGTCGACGTCCATCGCTGAAACCACCATTGCCCGTCCGGGTCCTCGGCGCTCAGTCCGCTGATTCGAACCCCTCGGGACGCGCTGTGAATGAATCGGCCTCGCCCGAGGTACAGCCCCACGTGACTGATCGCCCCGCCGGGCGTCGCGCTGAAGACCAGGATATCGCCAGCCTGGAGCTCGGCCAGGGCCCGGCCGACCTCGCGTCCGCTCGTGGCTTGATCGACGCTCCGGCGCGGGAGCGCAATGCCGGCCCGGCGATAGGCGAATTGAATCAGGCCCGAACAGTCGAACCCGTTTCCACCGGTGCCGCCCCACTGATAGGGAGTTCCCATGGCCTCCATCGCATAGTCGGCCGCTTCGAGGGCTGCCCGACCAGCGAGTCGAGACGGACCGGCGGTCGCCCGCCTCCGGAGCCCGGCGCCAAGCCTTACCCCAAGCGAAATGCCCCGGACCGCGCCAACCCGATCGAGCGATTGATACCGGGTTTCGAGCGCCGCCGCGCCGAGGGGCCCGAGCTGGAGGACCTCGGCGCCAACCCCGACGGACCAGGATCGCCACAAACCGAACCCAGCGGATCGGTCGAAATCGAGAAAGCCTCCACTGATCCCGCCGACCAGGTACCCGGACCAGCTTCCCCGCGGCCGGACGATCGCATCGATGCCGACGCCGGCCAAGGCGATGCCCGAGTCGGCGGTGAGGATCTGGGCCGCTGGGAACAGGGTGATCGGACCGAGGGAGGTCCTCGAGATCCCGACTCGATAGTCCGCCACCTTCGGCGTCGAGAACCATCGGCTCGCCGTTGCCCTGAGATCCTGAGCCCGAACGGCCGAAGCGAACACCAGGCCCACGCCCACGGCGGCCATCACGCG
It includes:
- a CDS encoding pyridoxamine 5'-phosphate oxidase family protein — encoded protein: MGATNSPRTTVKRHAERGHYDRDTVNAILDEGLVAHVGFVVDAQPYVIPTLYARIGTTLYFHGAVANRMLDTMAEGIPVCVTVTLLDGLVLARSHYSHSANYRSVAILGRAREVLDREEKMQSFEALVDQVAKGRWNDARQPSEIEIRTTRVLALPIDEASAKVRTGPPKDDADDLGLPIWAGVIPFETVARPAIPAPELDPSLPMPDYARNYRRPGWPKP
- a CDS encoding DUF1207 domain-containing protein yields the protein MMRTINAVNVWAAVLVSLAAAGSAGAQARLFPKVAPFRYPDAAPRAGGIVGRVIGERLGDSQFGSEREADVLVGQNIPILGFSQAEDPAFVGLTIRVGGRFSLDDPRSTLISNDWVVGLHGVVDRGPWRVAAEIYHESSHLGDEYAERFAARRLDWTREVAALWVRRAVGPIAVHGTLGYTLIDALPLRRVSAGLGTDYRGHLGSLLGASVHPVVGVFAEGQAFADWRVTTSARAGLELARDGRRMAIGLVFLNGNSTQRQFYDRSSRYWGFELRFEP
- a CDS encoding co-chaperone GroES, which translates into the protein MAAKAKAKLKITPLEDRVVVMPDEDTEMMRGGLYIPDTAKEKPTQGEVLAVGAGRVEKGERVPVDVKVGDKVLYGKYSGTNITLEGHEVVIIKASDILAKLG
- a CDS encoding NlpC/P60 family protein translates to MNPAAVRVMAAVGVGLVFASAVRAQDLRATASRWFSTPKVADYRVGISRTSLGPITLFPAAQILTADSGIALAGVGIDAIVRPRGSWSGYLVGGISGGFLDFDRSAGFGLWRSWSVGVGAEVLQLGPLGAAALETRYQSLDRVGAVRGISLGVRLGAGLRRRATAGPSRLAGRAALEAADYAMEAMGTPYQWGGTGGNGFDCSGLIQFAYRRAGIALPRRSVDQATSGREVGRALAELQAGDILVFSATPGGAISHVGLYLGRGRFIHSASRGVRISGLSAEDPDGQWWFQRWTSTRRVNE